The Jiangella sp. DSM 45060 genome contains the following window.
AACGAGTCGTTCGCGACGTGGGCGTCGGTGCTGTCGCTGTCCGAGGCGACCCGGTGGACCGACGGCTGGACGACGTTCGCCGTCACCGAGAAGCTGTGGGCGCTGCGCCAGGACCAGCTGCCGTCAACCCACCCGATCTCCGCCGACATCCGCCACCTCGAGGACGTCGAGGTCAACTTCGACGGCATCACCTACGCCAAGGGCGCCAGCGTGCTGAAGCAGCTGGTCGCCTGGGTAGGCCGCGACGCGTTCCTCGAGGGCGTGCGGGCGTACTTCGCCGAGCACGCGTGGGGCAACACCTCGCTCGGCGACCTGTTCGCGCACCTCGAGCGCACCAGCGGCCGCGACCTGTCGGAGTGGAACGAGCAGTGGCTGCGCACGGCCGGCGTCAACACGCTGCGCCCCGTGGTCACCGTCGACAACGCCGGCGCGTACACGTCGGTGGCGATCGAGCAGACGGCCGCGACCGAGCACCCGGCCATCCGGTCGCACCGGGCCGCGATCGGGCTCTACGACTACGACGACGACGGCGTACTGGTGCGGCGGCGGCGCATCGAGCTGGACGTCGACGGCCCGCGCACCGAGGTCGCCGAGCTGCGCGGCGAGACCCAGCCCGACCTCCTGCTGGTCAACGACGACGACCTCACGTTCGCGAAGGTGCGCCTCGACGACCGCTCGCTGGCGACGGTGGTGCGCTCCATCGGGTCGCTCGACCCGCTGCCGCGGGCGCTGTGCTGGACGGCGGCGACGGACATGCTGCGCGACGCCGAGATGTCGGCCAGCTCGTTCGTCGAGCTGGTGCTCGGCGGCATCGAGCGCGAGACGTCGATGGGCGTGGTGCAGCACGTGCTCGCCTCCGCCCGGGCGGCCATCGAGCTGTACGCGTGGCCGGCCAACCGGACGCTGCTGTCGTCGCGGTGGGCGGCGGCCCTGCGGCAGTCGGCCGGGTCGGCCGAGGCCGGCAGCGACCGCCAGCTGGCCTTCACCCGCGCCTGGGTGTCGGCCGCGGCCAGCGACGAACACGTCACCGAGATCAGGGCGCTGCTCGACGGCGACGAAGAGTTGCTGCCGGGCCTGGTCGTCGACACCGACCTGCGGTGGACGCTGCTGCAGCGGCTGGTCGTGCTGGGTGTGGCCGGCGACGACGCCATCGACGCCGAGCTCGAGCGCGACAACACCGCCACCGGTCAGCGGCAGGCCGCGTACGCCCGTGCGGCGGTCCCGTCCTACGCCGCCAAGGCGGCCGCCTGGCAGGCCGTCGTCGAGTCCGACGAGCTGCCGAACGCGCTGCTGTCGGCGACTGTGCGCGGCTTCGCCCAGCCCGAGCAGCGCGAGCTGGTGCGCGCGTACGTCCAGCCGTACCTCGACGCCGTCCCGCGGGTGTGGGCGGAGCGGACCAACGAGAGCGCGCAGGCCATCGTCGTCGGGCTGTTCCCGCGGTTGCTGGCCGACGCCGCCACGGCCGCGACGGTGCGCGGCTGGCTCGAGACGGCCGAGCTGCCCGACGCCGCCCGGCGGCTCGTCGTCGAGGGCCTGGCCGACCTCGACCGCGCGCTGCGGGCCCAGGAGCGCGACAGCCAGGCAGGCTGACGGGTTCTGTGCGGGGTTTCATCTACGATGTAGATGACGGTTCCGAGATGGTGGGGGATCATTAACGTGCCACGAGTACCTGCCCGCGAGTCCGCCGGCGGCACCCAGAGCGTCGAGCGCGCGCTCTCGCTGCTGTCCGCGTTCACCGAGGAGCACCCCGAGCGGCGCATCTCCGAGCTGGTGGCCGCCACCGGGCTGGGCCAGTCGACGGTGTCGCGGCTGGTCGGCGCGCTGGTCAACCTGGGGTACCTGACGCACCACGGGCGCAGCGGGCTGTACGGCGTCGGGCCGCGGGTCATCACGCTGGCCGGCATCGGGCTGAACCAGTCGCCGGTGCACCAGCAGTCGCGCCAGCTCGCACAGAACCTCGCCGCCACGCTGGGCCTCGGCGTCAACGTCGCCGAGCGCCACGGCGCCAGCCTGTTCTACCTCTGCCACTTCGAGGGTGCCAACGCGCCGCGGCCGTCCACCCTGATCGGCCGCGGCGGCCCGCTGCACGCCACCGCCATGGGGAAGGCGCTGACCAGCGAGCTCCCGCCCGACGAGCTGCGCGAGCTGATCGGCTCCGAGTACGCCCGCTACACCCCGCACACCATCTCGTCCTACGACGAGCTGGCCGCGGCGCTGCAGGAGGTCCGCTCCCGCGGCTACGCCACCGAGTTGGAAGAGCTGGCGTTCGGACGGGCGTGCGTGGCGGCGCCGATCCGCGACCGGTCCGGGCAGGTCATCGCGGCGCTGTCGGTGTCGGGCCCGCTGTCGGCGATGAACCTGCCGGCCCGGCAGGACGAGCTGGCGATGATCGCCATCGAGCACGCCGACCAGATCTCGTCCAACCTCGGCTACCACGCCACGGTGACCGCACTCCCCGGCTGACGGCGGCCGGTTCGCGCCCCGGGATCCGGCGTTCGTCGGCCACTCCTGTGATCATCAAGGATCGACCACGTCGGAGTGGGGTCGATCCTTGATGATCATGGGAGGGAGGCGCGGACCGCGGGCATGACCTCCTCGGCGAACGTGCGCAGCTGGCCGGGCGGGCCGCCGAACACCAGGACGTCGGCGCGGTGCTCGGTGGCCAGCACGTTCAGCTCGTCGATCCACTGCGACACCGGGCCGGCGAGGTAGCCCTCAGTGACACCGTCGGTGATGGCGCCGCCCACGTTGAAGACGCGGCGGACGGCGGAGGGGTCGCGGCCGGCGGCCACGGCGGCGGCGTCGACCCGTTCGTTCAGCTCGGGCAGCCGGCGCAGCACGTCGGCGTTGATCGAGGGGACCCAGCCGTCGGCCAGGCGGCCGGTCAGGGCCAGCGCCCGCGGGCCGTACGCCCCGACCCAGATGCCGATGTCGTGCGCCGGCAGCGGCCCGGAGTGCACGCCGCGCAGGTGGTAGTGGTCGCCCTCGAACCGCAACCCGCGCTCGCCGCTCCACAGCAGCCGGATCACCTCGATGGCCTCGCCGAGCGCCGCCAGCGCCTCCCCCGGCGTCCGCCGCACGCCCCCGTAGCCCTCGATGGCGTCCCAGAACGCCCCGGCGCCCAGCCCCAGCTCGAACCGTCCGCCGGACAGCACGTCCAGCGACGCCGCCGTCTTGGCCAGCACGCCGGGCGGGCGCAGCGGCAGGCAGGCGACGTCGGGGAAGACGCGCAGGGTGGACGTCGCGGTGAGGACGGCGCTGGACAACGCGATGGTGTCGGCGAAGCGGCGTTGGTACGGGTGGTCCTGGATGCCGGCGTACTCGAACCCGAGGGTCTCGGCCAGTTGCGCGGTGGCGACCAGCGGCTGGGACGCGTCGGGCACCAGGAAATGGCCGAAGCTCACCATGTGGGCGGCCTCCGATCGCGCCACGGACGGGCCGCCTCCAGCTGCGCGGCCAGCGACAACAGCGTCTCCTCCGCTCCGTGGCGGCCGCCGAGCATGACGCCGACCGGCAGCGTGACGCCGTCGGCCTCGGTCGTCTCGAGCGGGAGGCTGACGGCCGGCCAGCCGGTGAGGTTCCAGACGCTGGTCCACGGCGTGAACGCCATCTGCGCGGCGAAGTCGGCGGCGGGGTCGGCGTCGTCGCGCTGCGAGCCGACCGGCGCCGGGAGCCGCGCCAGGGTGGGGCTCAGGATGACGTCGTAGGCCGCCCAGGTGGCCGCGGTCTCGCGCGTCGTCGTCTGGATCAGCCCGAGCGCCGACGCGTAGTCGATGCCGCTGACCGACCGGCCCTGCTCGCGCAGCCAGCGGGTCAGCGGCAGCAGCAGGTGCTCGTGCTCGGGCGGCACCGGCGCGCTCAGCGCCAGCACCGACCAGATGGCCGCGAAGGAGTCCCAGCGCTCGGCCGTGAACGGCACCGGCGCCGGCTCGACCTGGTGGCCGAGGTCCTCCAGCAGCCGCGCGGTGCGGACGACGGCGGCAAGGCAGGCGTCGTCGACGGGTGCGTCGTCGACGATGACCGGCGTGGTCAGCAGGCCGATGCGCACCTGCCCGGGCTCGCGCTCGCAGGCGTCGAGGAAGGTGGTGTGCGGCGGCGCGAGCGCGAAGAGGTCGCCCGGCCACTGGTGCGACAGCACGTCGAGCAGCGCCGCGGTGTCGCGGACGTCGCGGGTGAGCACGCCGTTCGACGCCAGGCCGGCGCCCTCGGGGCGGTACGGGCCGGGGCTGACGCGGCCGCGGGTGGGCTTGAGGCCGACCAGTCCGCAGGCGCTGGCCGGGATGCGGATGGAGCCGCCGCCGTCGCTGCCGTGGGCGATGGGCGCGATGCCGGCCGCGACCGCCGCCGCCGACCCGCCGCTGGACCCGCCGGCCGACCGCGTGGTGTCCCAGGGCGTGCGGGCCGGCGGCGCGATGTCGGGCTCGGTGTACGGCGGCAGGCCGAACTCGGGGGTGTTCGTCTTGCCGAGCATCAGCGTGCCGGCCTGGCGCAGCAGCGTGACGACGCCGTCGTCGGCGGGCGCCACGAAGTCGCCGAGGGCGGCGCTGCCGGAACGGAACGGCACGCCGGCCACCATCGCGAGGTCCTTGACGGGGCACGGCACGCCCAGGAACGGCGGCAGCTCGTCGCCGGAGCGGGACTCCCGGAGCAGGATCTCGGCCTCGGCGGCCTGCTCGCGGGCGAGGTCGGGGGTCAGGGTGACGAAGGCGCCGAGGGACGGGTCGAGCCGTTCGGCCCGTTCGAGCGCGTGATCGGCCACCTCGGACGGCGACACCTCGCGCTTGCGAACCGCTGTGGCCAGCTCCAACCCGGTCAGCTCATGGATCTCGCTCACGTCTTCGACCCTACGGTGCCCGGCCGTCCAGCGCTCACGATCTTGCCTGACGTTGTCACAGCCAGCGGTTATGGTGACTTTCACAACCAGCAACGGAACCAGTTCATCGGAGGCGGCGATGAGCGACGACGGCCGGACGTCCGGCGTGCGGCCCAGCGGGCCACCGGGCGGCTTCGACGACCCCGATCCCCCGGCGGCCACCGGACTGCGGCAGCGCTGGTCCGGGCCGTCCGCCGCCACCACGCCGCGGCCGCTGCGGCACCGTCGCCGGGCCGACCTCTCCACGCTGGCCTCGCTGGTGCTGGCGCTGCCGTGGTTCGTGTTCAGCCTCACCGTCGTCGGCATGGCCGGGCTGGGCATCGGCGCGCTGGTGGGCAACACCACCGTGGTGCCGATTCTCTGCATGGTGCTGTGGCTGGCCAGCGGCGTGCTGATCTTCTACCGGCCGGTCGAGGTCGCGGTCGCCCGGTTCTTCCTGCGCGCCCGCCGGCCCACGCCCAGCGAGCGCGAGCGGCTGGAGCACGCCTGGATCGAGGTCACCCAGTCCGCCGGGCGCGACGGTGGCAGGTACCAGCTGTTCATCGAGGACAGCGACGCGCTCAACGCCTACGCGGCGTCCGGGCACATCGTCACCGTCACCCGCAAGACGCTCGAGGCCATGCCGCACCACCACCTGGCCGCGGTGCTGGCGCACGAGCTGGGCCACCACCTCGGCGGGCACCCGTGGAGCAACCTGCTGGCCTACTGGTACTCCGTGCCGGCGCGGCTGCTCACCCGGGCGCTGCGGCTCGTGCTGCGACTGGTGGTCGCGCTGTTCTCCATGCTGTTCGCGGTGGTCGCCCGCATGCCGGGGCTGGCGTCGTTCGTCGCCAAGGTCATCACGTGGTCGCTGCTGCTGTTCGTGCTGTTCTTCGTGACGGTGCTCATGCTCACGGCGGTGCGCTCCGGGCAGGTGTGGGCGCCGCCGACGGTCGCGCTGATCGTGCTGACGCCGCTGATCCTGCCCTGGCTGGCGCGGCGCAGCGAGTACCGCGCCGACCGCATCGCCGCCAACCTCGGCTACGGGCACGCGCTGGTCGAGGTGTTCGAGGACTGGCTGCGTCAGGGCATGGACGACGACCGCCGCACCTTCGTGCTGCGGGCCCGGCTGTTCAGCACCCACCCGGCGCTGGCCGCGCGCATCAAGCGGCTCGACGCCTACCTGCGGAAGAACGCTTAGGGGAGCCATGCCGATCCGACGACGCCGCCGCGGCGACACCCCGTGGGACGTGCTGCGCGACGCCCATCCCGACGCCGCCGTGGCCATGGACCGGCTGGTCCAGGACGGCCGGCTGTCCGACGTCGACACCGCCCGCATCGCCGGCGCGCTCGACGCCCGGTCCGGCGACGCCACCGCGCTGGCGCAGCTGGCCGACGAGATCGTCCGGTACGGCCCGGCCGCGCTGGCGCACCCGTCGGCGCTGCACGACCTCCCGGTGCCGCGGCTGGCCAAGCACAACCTCGCGCTCGGGCAGGTCCGGCTCGGCCGCACCGTCCAGGACCCCCACGCCGACACCGTCATCGCCCAGGACTTCGGCGTCGACCACGACGTGTTGCGCACGTCGCTGCTGGTCATCGGGCCGCCCGGGTCGGGCAAGACGCGCGGGTTCGCGCTGCCCATCGTCGAGCACCTGTCGCTGTCGGCGCTGGCCGGGCAGTCCAGCGTGGTCGTCGTCGACCCCAAGGGCGACGACTTCGCGCACCAGGGCTGGTTCGACGTCACCATCGACCCCCTCAACCCCACCACCGGGTTCGACCTCTACGGCGGCACCCAGCACCCCGACACCGCGGCCGACCGGCTGGCCAGCGCCATGCTACCGCCGTACGTCACCGACGACATGGCCTACTTCATGGACGGCTCGCGCAACGCGCTGTACGCGTGCCTGGCGCCGTTCCACCTGGCGTTCGGGCGGTGGCCGAAGATCCGCGAGATGCTGGCGCTGCTGCGCTCCGAGCAGGGCATGACCGACCAGGTGAAGGCGAACCTGCGCGGGTCCGAGGGCAAGGAGGCCAAGGCGCTGCTCGACAGCCGCCGCGACCAGCAGGCCCGCAACGCCGACCCCGCCGCGTCGCTGGTCGAACGGTTCCAGCTGCTGGCCCGGCCGCGGCTGATGGAGTTGTTCGACCGCGAGAAGACCTTCCGCATGCACGACATCAACAAGCCGACGCGGGTGCGGGTGTCGCTGCCCGAGGCCGAGTTCCCCGACGCCACCCGCATCCTGGCCCGGCTGGTGGTGTCGCAGTTCGTGCAGGTCACGTCCGCTCCCGACACCAACCGCGGCATCTTCAAGGCGCTCGCCATCGACGAAGCCGGCCGCTTCGTCGACGACTACGTCGCCCGCGGTGTGCAGAAGCTGCGCTCCAACAACGCCGGGCTCATCCTGCTGGCACAGACCATCAGCGACTTCCCGGTGCAGGTGCGGGCCACGGTGTTCGGGTCGGTCGGCTGCAAGGCGGTGTTCGGCGGCATCGACCCCGTCGACGCCAAGGTGTTCTCCGACTGGTTCGGCGACCACTGGGTGTCCGAGGTCAGCTACAGCCAGGGCGAGGCGACCGGCCTGGCCCGCACCAGCGGCAGCTCCCGCGACAGCCGCGGCGGCTGGAACCGTTCCGACGGCGAGACCCGCAACTGGGGCGTCACCAAGGGCACCAACCTGCGCCGGGTCGAGCGGCCCCGGTGGACGGTCTCCGACATCGTCACCCGCATCCCGGCCGGCCACTGCGTCGTCGCGCTGTCCCGCTCCGACGGCACCCGCACCGGGCCCACGCTGATCAACCTGCGCGCCTGAGCACGGGGCGGCCCTCACGCCGCGAGACGGCGCACGGCGTCCTCGTCGACGGTGATACCCAGGCCCGGTCCCGGCGGGACCTCGATCGCCGAGGCCGACGGCGTGAGCGCGTCGGGCGCCACCACGGCCAGCGGGTTGGCGCCGATCCAGTACTCCATGATCGCGAAGTTGGGCATGGCCGCCGCGCACTGCACGCTGGCCGCCACGTGGATGGGCGAGCCGATGCTCACGTGCGGCGTCGCCTGGGCGCCGAACGCGTCGGCCAGGGCGGCGATGCGCATGGTCTCGGTGACGCCGCCGGCCCGGCACACGTCCGGCTGCAGCACGTGCAGGCCGCCGGCGCGCAGGAACGCCAGTGCCCGGTGCCGAGTCGCCAGGCTGTCCAGCGCGAGCGGCACGTCCAGCGCCGCAGCCAGGCGCCCGTAGCCGGCGATGTCCTCCGGCGGCAGCGGCATCTCGAAGAAGCCGGCACCCAGCTCCTGCAGCGCCCGGCCCACCCGCAGCGCCTGCGGCAGCTCGTACTGCCCCGCCGCGTCGGCGAACACGGCGGCGGACGGCCCGAACACCGAGCGCACGGTCCGCACCGAGGCGACGTCATCATCCGGGGTCCCGCCGATCGCCACCTTCACCGCCCGGTAGCCCTGGTCGCGCAGCCGCTCGGCCTCGGCCCGGACGGCGTCCTGGCCGGCGGCGTCGGACGACCCGGCCGGCACCCCCGACGCGTACACCGGGACGGTGTCGCGGAACCGGCCGCCGAGCAGCGCCCAGAGCGGCTGGCCGAGCGTCCGCGCCCAGGCGTCCCACAGCGCGATGTCGACGCCGGCCAGCGCCTCGAGCCAGAACCCGGAGTCGTGGCCGCGCACCCGCATGCCGGCGTACATCCGCTCCCAGGTGGCGGCGAGCTCGTCCAGCCGGCTGCCGAGGACGAGCGGCGTGAGCAGGTCGTCGACGATCGCCGCCGTGGCCCGGCCGCCGACCGGCGCCTTCGCCTCGCCCCAGCCGGTCGCGCCGTCGGACGTCGTGACCTTCACCAGGACGGTGTCGATGGTCTCGCTGTAGACATAGCGTCGCCGCGCCGGCGGCGGGTACTCCACCAGCGGGCGGCCGTGGCCGGCGCTCCACGCGCGGGCGCCCCAGTAGACCTCGTCGGGCGCCGCCCGCAGCACGAACGTCTCGACGGTCTGGACCTTCATCGGCTCGGCTCCTCCTCGATGCGGTCCAGCAGGGCGTGCAGGACCGGCGCCTGGCCCCAGGGGTACACCCCGGTGGCCCGGCTGACGTAGTTCTGGCGGTCCCCGACCGGCGTCGCCTCGGACACGACCAGCGTGCCGTCGTCGAGCATCGCGAGGCTGGCGTCGAAGGCGCGGTCGGCCACCGCCGCGTACCCGGCGTCGACCAGCCCGTGCCGTACGGCCCGGCGTAGCCCCCAGGCGAGGTAGGCCGCGACGCTGTGCTCGACGGGCGACGCGGGGTCGTCGACGACGGTGTGCCAGCGGCCGTCGTCCTCGTGCTCGGCCAGCGCCTCGACCAGGCGGGCCAGGCGAGCGACCAGGGCGTCGTCCGGCGCGGCGCGCACCGTGTCGACCAGCCCGAACAGCGCCCACGCCTGGCCGCGGCCCCAGGCCACGCCGTTGCCCCGCCGGGCGGCGACGTCGTACCCGTGGTGGAACAGGCCGTCGTCGCGCTGCAGCACGGCCGCGTAGGCGGCCGCGTACTCCACCGCCTCCGGCAACCGGCCCAGCGCCGCCAGCCCCGGCCCGTCGGTGTGCATGCAGTCCACCCAGATGGTCGACGACCACGGCTCGAGGTCCGGCCGGTGCACCCGCGGCCCGTCCGGCCAGGCCTCGGGCGCGTCGAGAACGGCCGCCGCCCACCGTTCGCAGGCGGCGTCGACGGCCGTCAGCGGGCGCGCCTCGCGCAGTGCCAGCAGCGCCGGGACGGGGATCAGGTGGTCGGTGGGCGCCGGCGGGCCGTCCAGGGCCGGGCCGACGAGGGCCGCCACCCGGTCGGCGTACACGGGGTCGTCGAGCGCCGCCGACGCGCGGACCAGCCCGGACAGCGTCCCGTCGATCCCGAACCCCCAGATCGTGACCGGGCAGGCCGCCGTACGGTCCGCGACGGCGCGCACCAGGGGCGTCGGCACACCCATCAGATGAGCGCCTGGACGGCCTGGCCGGCCGCCCGCATGGCGTCGGCCGGTGAGCTGTCGCCGACCAGCACGCCCTGCACCTGCTCGGCGACCACGGTCTCCATCTGCGCGTACTGCGGGAAGCGCCAGAACGGGCTGGCCGTGGCGTGCGGGGTGATGCGCTCGTTGAACGCGGCGGTCAGCGCGTGGGCGGTCACCTCCGGGGCGTCGATCGCCGCGACCAGCGCCGGCGGAGCCAGGATGTCCTCGAAGTACTGCACGACCGTCTCCTCGTCCGACGTCACCCAGCGGGCGTAGTCAGTGGCGGTGCCGGCCCCGTCGCCGTCCACGACGACGATCACGTGTCCCCACAGCAGCGCCCGAGGCGTGTCACCGGCGGCCAGGACCGGCCGGGCGATCCCGTCGAGCTTGGCCGCCAGCTCCGGGTCCGGCGAGTCGGCGATCGTGGCCGCGGTGCCCTTGACGGCGTCGTCGTAGATCCCGACCTTGCCCTGGCCGAACAGCGCCCGGGCGTCGAACCGGTCGACGTCGGGCGCGATGATCCCGGCGTCGTAGAGCCGCTTGTACCAGGCGACCGCCTCGACGCTGGGCTCGTCGCCGATGCTCACGGTGTCGCCGTCGATGAGCGGGCTGCCGAAGGTCTCCATCCAGGTCAGGATGTCCTTCATCTGGGCCGGCTTGGTCATGGCGGCGTAGGGGACGATGCCGTCGCCGAGTGCCTTCAGCTCGGTCAGCACGGCCTCGAAGTCCTCGATCGTCTCCGGCGCCGAGGTGGCGCCGATCCGGCCGAGCAACTCGGTGTTCGTGACCATGCCGATGGCGCCGATGGTCCAGGGGACGCCCCACTGGGTGCCGTCGATCTGCCCGGCCCGGACGGCGGCGTCGGTGTAGCCGCTGCCGGACACGACGGCGCCGAGGTCGCGCAGCGCGCCGAGCGGGGCGACCACGCCGAGCCAGGCGACGTCGAGTTGCGCGGCGCCGCTGAACTGCCCGCCGCGGATCTGGAGCACCAGCTGGTTGAGGTACTCGTTGAACGGGTAGGTCACTCCCTTGATCGCGATGTCGTGCTCGGCCGCGTAGGCGTCCAGCTGGGCCTGCACGACGGGCGCGGCCGCCTCCTCCGACAGCGACCACGAGGCGAAACTGAAGTCGGTGGGGTCGGCGGCGTCCTCGGACGCGCCGCCCGTGGCCGGGCTGTCCGCGCCCGGGGCGGACGGCGCGCAGCCGCCCAGCGCCACCGCTCCGGCGCCCAGGCCGGCCAGCCGGAGCAACCCGCGACGGGTGTAGGTGCTGGTCATCGGTACCTCCGTGAAGGGAACATCAGGATCCGGCCGCGGGGACGAACTGGACGGCGGACGCTCGGGTGTAGCCGGCCGACACCGCGGACAGGACGACCGACGAGCCGGTCCCGGCCGCGAACTCCCACGTCCCGAGCGGCAGCCACGCACCGCCCTGCGCCTTCTGGTCGACGGTGACCTCCGCGGTCCCGCCGGCGTGCGTGACCGTGAACAGGGCGTCGGTGGTCGTGTTGGCGTCGGCCGGGAACCAGGCCCGCACCTCGTAGCGCCCCGCCTCGGGCAGGCCGGGGGTCCACGTCGCGGTGTCGCCGCGGGTGTTGCTGTAGAGCGACCCGGCGCCGTCGGGACCGGGCAGCGAGCTGGCCGACCAGGCACCCGCCGCGGCGAACGGGACCGTGCCGTCGGGTCGTGGCTCGGTGTCGCCGACGGTGACCGTGACGGTGCAGTTCTCCGGCTCGTCGACCACCACCG
Protein-coding sequences here:
- a CDS encoding extracellular solute-binding protein, whose product is MTSTYTRRGLLRLAGLGAGAVALGGCAPSAPGADSPATGGASEDAADPTDFSFASWSLSEEAAAPVVQAQLDAYAAEHDIAIKGVTYPFNEYLNQLVLQIRGGQFSGAAQLDVAWLGVVAPLGALRDLGAVVSGSGYTDAAVRAGQIDGTQWGVPWTIGAIGMVTNTELLGRIGATSAPETIEDFEAVLTELKALGDGIVPYAAMTKPAQMKDILTWMETFGSPLIDGDTVSIGDEPSVEAVAWYKRLYDAGIIAPDVDRFDARALFGQGKVGIYDDAVKGTAATIADSPDPELAAKLDGIARPVLAAGDTPRALLWGHVIVVVDGDGAGTATDYARWVTSDEETVVQYFEDILAPPALVAAIDAPEVTAHALTAAFNERITPHATASPFWRFPQYAQMETVVAEQVQGVLVGDSSPADAMRAAGQAVQALI